In Rutidosis leptorrhynchoides isolate AG116_Rl617_1_P2 chromosome 6, CSIRO_AGI_Rlap_v1, whole genome shotgun sequence, the DNA window TAAAAAATTTGTTAGTCGTATATCGTGAACCAAAAAATTTCAGGCCAATCCAAGCTGGCCTATTTCGACCCATATAGAAAAGTTCCATTTTGACCAGTTTTGCAGTGCAGTTAAACCGCCCATTTTCCACCTTTGGTTTCTCGATACAGTGTAAAAGCTTAACGTTGATGAATAAAAAGTTTCACTTCTTGACGTGTATGTTTTATCTAATTAGGTTTAAACAACGATATGGGTCTGTCACCATACTCGAACCCATCTGATGCTGGAGTGCTATGTGTAATTCTAGTCAACACAGCCATGTCCATAAACATCATGAAAGAAATCGTATGTTCAATCCTTCATGTGGTAGGCATTCGTTTAGCATCATCCAATCACGAATTAGCAGAATCATttgaacaccgaggaagcccgtcgGAAACTTATATTGAAGAGTTCAGAAGCCAAACCCCATCAGTACGTTACATTTCTTTATGTCGTTCCATCAAACAAGAATGCTCAGTTTGTTTGATGGAGTTTAAACCCGATGCAGAGATCAATCACCTTTCATGTGGTCATGTTTTTCATAAAACTTGCCTTGAAAAATGGCTAAAATGCTGGAACGTTACTTGCCCGTTATGTAGAAACCATATGATGATTTCTAACGAAATGGACGAGAACACTTGCCCTATGTGAAAGGATCCGATACTATTAAATGTGTTGGTGTACAGGGGAGTGTGATTGCAAACTTACCCTTTTTTGTAGAAATCGATTGTGTAAGGTTTCCGGTGCGTTGTGCATCTGAGAAACTGAAAAGTATTTGTTCTTTTTCTCTCGGTTGTTCGAGTTTTCTTCGAGAAACATGTAATGTTTCTTTCGGTATCATCATATCTATTTATGCTACAATATTGAATGAGTTTCCACTGTGTCATCATACACTGCATTCTAGTGACAAAATGTtacaattacaaaaaaaaaaaaactacagttATACAATTCTTCAGAAAAAG includes these proteins:
- the LOC139855892 gene encoding probable E3 ubiquitin-protein ligase XERICO, which translates into the protein MGLSPYSNPSDAGVLCVILVNTAMSINIMKEIVCSILHVVGIRLASSNHELAESFEHRGSPSETYIEEFRSQTPSVRYISLCRSIKQECSVCLMEFKPDAEINHLSCGHVFHKTCLEKWLKCWNVTCPLCRNHMMISNEMDENTCPM